From Candidatus Palibaumannia cicadellinicola, the proteins below share one genomic window:
- the gshA gene encoding glutamate--cysteine ligase, translating to MIPHVSSEALLCIESNPEVLQGICRGVERETLRINHTTGNLAHTPHPKQLGAALTHKLITTDFSEALLEFITPVSHDINHMLTLLRDIHRHVSRNLCDELMWPMSMPCFIDSQEYIELAQYGSSNLGRMKTLYREGLKNRYSALMQIISGVHYNFSFPLAFWQVYTGISDIDSWEGKEVISAGYLGLIRNYYRFGWIIPYLFGASPGICKSFINNRQTDLKFKKSTSGFIYLPYATSLRLSNLGYTNQSQKNIDINFNSLNDYVISLKLAIQTPYIDYKRIGLKKNGRYLQLNTNLLQIENELYVPIRPKRVTKKEESPSDALLRGGIEYIEVRSLDINPFSPVGLDDEQVRLLDLFLIWCTLADAPPMSNNELLYTSINWNKVILEGRKPGLQLVVDCGKSKQSLSTIGKLLFSSLRKIAKIIDSTNGNIKYQLICDKLMKSIIQPEFTISARMLKEMKQYGINGFGRLLANKYFKMLSQEQLEILSESFFAEEKARSWQRQLELEAADLLSFDDFLAKKNNLIN from the coding sequence TTGATTCCGCACGTCTCATCAGAGGCACTTTTATGTATAGAATCTAATCCTGAGGTTTTACAGGGTATTTGTCGTGGTGTAGAGCGTGAAACGCTACGTATTAATCATACTACAGGAAATTTAGCACATACACCTCATCCTAAACAGCTAGGTGCTGCACTGACCCACAAGTTGATTACTACGGATTTTTCTGAAGCGTTACTAGAATTTATAACACCAGTCTCCCATGATATTAATCATATGCTAACTTTATTACGAGATATCCATCGCCATGTCTCACGCAATCTTTGCGATGAATTGATGTGGCCTATGAGTATGCCATGCTTTATCGATAGTCAAGAATATATTGAACTAGCGCAATACGGTAGTTCTAACTTAGGCAGAATGAAGACTTTATATCGTGAAGGGCTAAAAAATCGTTACAGCGCTCTGATGCAGATCATATCAGGAGTACATTATAATTTTTCTTTCCCTCTAGCTTTTTGGCAGGTTTATACTGGCATTAGTGATATTGATAGCTGGGAAGGTAAAGAAGTTATCTCTGCTGGTTATTTAGGACTTATACGTAATTATTATCGTTTTGGTTGGATTATTCCATATTTATTTGGGGCATCTCCGGGCATTTGTAAATCTTTTATTAATAATAGACAAACTGACCTAAAATTTAAAAAATCAACATCTGGTTTTATTTACTTACCTTATGCTACCTCACTAAGGTTAAGTAATTTAGGATATACTAATCAATCACAAAAAAATATAGATATAAATTTTAATAGCCTAAATGATTATGTTATTAGTTTAAAGCTAGCGATACAAACACCATATATTGATTACAAACGTATTGGTTTAAAAAAAAATGGACGTTACCTACAACTAAATACTAACTTATTACAAATTGAAAATGAACTTTACGTACCAATTAGACCTAAGCGAGTTACTAAAAAAGAAGAATCTCCTTCTGATGCTTTATTACGTGGAGGAATTGAATATATTGAGGTAAGATCTTTAGATATTAATCCATTCTCACCAGTAGGTTTAGATGATGAGCAGGTGAGATTGTTAGATTTATTTTTAATTTGGTGCACTTTAGCTGATGCACCACCAATGAGTAATAATGAGTTACTTTATACCAGTATTAATTGGAATAAAGTTATTCTAGAAGGACGTAAACCAGGGCTACAGCTAGTCGTTGATTGCGGAAAAAGTAAACAATCTTTATCGACTATAGGAAAATTATTATTTAGTTCTTTACGTAAAATAGCAAAAATTATAGATAGTACTAATGGTAATATTAAATATCAGCTGATATGTGACAAACTTATGAAAAGTATTATTCAGCCTGAATTTACTATTTCTGCTCGTATGTTAAAAGAAATGAAACAGTATGGTATTAATGGTTTTGGACGTTTGCTAGCTAACAAGTACTTTAAAATGCTAAGTCAAGAACAATTAGAAATATTATCAGAATCTTTTTTTGCAGAAGAGAAAGCTAGATCTTGGCAACGTCAATTAGAATTAGAAGCTGCCGATTTACTTAGTTTTGATGATTTTTTGGCAAAAAAAAATAACTTGATTAACTAA